The DNA region AGGCGCGCGATTTCGCGGACGTGATCCTCGGGTTCTTCCACGTCTACGCCGCCTTCTCGACGGACGAGCGGTTCGACATTCCCGAACTCGAGGGCCAGTGGCGTTTCGACGAGACGTTCAGCGCGTGGGTCGTCGAACAGGTGGTTCGCCACCACGAGCACTACTTCGATGCGACGTTCGAGCGAATCGACGACACGCCCGAGGAGTTCTACGAACGACAGGGAATCGACGAGTCCGACTCCTGAACTTCGGGCTCTCGAGTTCGGGGCCTTCGGCAGATCAAGATCAGCATTCCCGCTCGGCGGACAGCCCCGTGATTTCGAATCGTGCACCCTCAGTCGATCCGTCGGCGAGCGCGAGCGTCCACCCGTGGGCGTCGACGATCGTTCGGACGAGCTCGAGGCCGTACCCCGTTCCGTCGGGCGAAGTCGTGTACCCTGGATCGAAAATCGCCTCGCGCTCGGTGTCAGGGATTCCGGTGCCCGTATCTTCGACGAAGATGCCACCGTCGAAGTCACCGACGGTTATTTCGACTTCCGGGCCGCCGTGTTCGATGGCGTTCCGCAGGAGGTTCTCGAACACGTGCTGGACCGTCGTCGGGTCGGCATAGATAGTCCGATCGGTCTCGACGGCGAGGGTCGCCTGTTTCGTGTCGACGGCGCTCCAGGCAGTGTCCAGCACACTTCCCAGGGAAATTTCCGCTCGCTCGCCGACTCGGTCGCCTCGCCGGGCCAATGCGAGGATGTCGGTCACGATGCTCTCCATTCGTGAGTGTGCAATCGCGACGTTCTCGAGCGCCTCGCTGTCTGCGTCTTCGCGAGCGAGTTCGAGGTAGCCCTGGGCGACCGCCAGCGGGTTCCGGAGGTCGTGGGACACGGTCGCCGCAAACGCGTCCATCTGCTCGTACTGCGTCTCGAGTTGGCGCCTGGAGTGTTGGCTTTCCGTCACGTCGCGCAAGACGACGACCCATCCGACCCGTCGATTTCCGCGCTCGAGCGGTTCGGCGAGCGGTCTGACGTATCGGACCTCACCGTCGACGTCGATCGGAATCGGCTCGTCCTCACCCGTGAGCGTTTCGAGGTCGAACGAGGGAAGCAGCGACGCGAGGGGCGACCCGAAGTCGCCCCCGAGGTGCTCGAGCAGCGTTCGTCCCCGCTCGTTCACGTGCACGATTTGACCGTCGGCGTCGAGGACGAACGTGCCGTCGGGCGAGTATTTGATGACCGTCGCGTAGGCGAGCGGGGGGAGTGAAAAGAGGCGGTAGCTGAAGATGGCGATCGCGAACGCGGTGGCGGCGATCGCCCCCGATACCGGGACCAGGTTTATCGTGTCGGATCCGAACGGCGGGACGGCAGATTTCGACAGGACCGCGAACACGAGCGGACTCGCGGCGCCGACGGTGAGCAGGCCCGCCTGCTGGTAGTACGACGGACCGACGCGCCTGGCCTCCAGGCCGATGACGACGATCGCGGCGACCGTCAACGCGAGGGTGTACAGGCTGAACACGTAGAATACAGGCCCGTCCTCGACACGAACCAGGGTCAAGTCCCCTTCCATGACGTTTACGCCAGCGATGACGGCGTCGTCGGGCCCGACGAAGAGCAGTACGACGAACAGCGTCGGAATAGCTATGACGCCGGCGACGACGTCCCATCGAAGCCACCGGTGGCGGTCGGTGCAGGCGAGGGCGAACAGGAACAGTAATGGCGAGACGAGCGCCACGCCGACGTGGAGGAGCTGGTAGAACAGCAGTTTCACGTCCGGGTCGGTATGAAGCAATTTGAGCGCCGAAAAGCCCGTCCACAGGAACGCACCGAGCGAGAGGCCGAAAAAAAGGACGACCGACGAGTCCGCTCCCCGGGTTCGCACGCGAAACAGGGTGTAAACAACGATTATAAACGTAACTATCGTTGCAAAGAGAATTGGGAGTACGACTGGCGTGTATTGCCAACTCACACGACATACAGGGAAAGCGCACCACATGAGTGTATTGGCTGATCTCGAGGCGTTCAGCGAAGACGTGGCAGGAAATAATCATCCCGTTGGTTTCTCTCGAGGTGCCCGACCGCGTCGTTCCGTTCCCCCATCACCTGTGGCTCGTGCTGGTTCTCCGAGCAAGACCTCTGTGACGACTCGAATCCAACGCCGAGATGGCACGTGAGGAGAGAGGCCACCTCCCTTCCCCCTACCCTACGGGCCGCTTCGGGTTCTCGCACGTGCTCGGCGAGTTCGACGGCGGCCAGGCGGAATACCTGCACGCACCTTACGTCGACGTCGGCTCGGTCACAATCGAATCGGACCTCGAGGGACGCTCGGCCGCCAACGGACGTCTCGAAGCGTCCACAATTGATTTCGCAGAATTCACTTATGCTGCGATCGCTTCAGGCACCGTCTTGTCGTCCGACGATTGCGCGAACGGGAGCTCGATCGTGAACTGGCTTCCGTCGGGTCCCGTCTCCGTAACTTCGACGGTGCCGTCGTAGGTACTGACCAGTTCGTCGACCAGGTACAGCCCCAGCCCGTGGGTGGTCCCTCGTCCTTTTTTGCGCTCGAAGAGTGAGTCGATCGCGTCCGCCCGAATCCCGGGTCCGTTGTCTTCGATCCGAACGCGGGCGGTGTCGTCCATCCGTTCGGCGATGACGCTTACGGTCGGAGTGTCGGCGTCGTTGTGCGTGACCGCGTTCGAGAGCACGTTTCCGAAGACGCGAGGCAACAACTCGTCGGCCTGGACGACGAGTTCGTCCGGGATGTCCGTCTGAACCTCGACGTCGCCGTATCGGTTCGTGAGTTTGGTCACTTCGTCGGTCAGGACCTGGGCGAGGTCCACCGGATACTGCTCGTGTGTCCCGGAAGCCGTCTCCAGGAGCACGCGAACGTCGTCGATGATCGTACTCATCTCGTTGGCCTCCTTGTGGATGATCGCGGCGTACTCCCTGTGCGCTGGATCCAGTTCCGAATCCGCTTTCAGGATCTGTGACGCGTATCCGTCGATGATGTTCGCAGAGTTGAGAACCTCGTGTCTGAGCACGCTGTTCAGGTAGTCGAGCATCGTCCGTTGCTCCTCGAGCTGTTCGGATCGGACCATCGCTCCCTCGGCGGCGATTGCCTGATCGATGGCCCGACCCCGAGGATGCCGAGCAGCAGTCCGACGCCGGCGCCGAAGGCGACCGCCCACCGCGTCCAGCCCACCACGATGCCCCACGATCCGGTCGG from Natronosalvus rutilus includes:
- a CDS encoding histidine kinase N-terminal 7TM domain-containing protein; translation: MWCAFPVCRVSWQYTPVVLPILFATIVTFIIVVYTLFRVRTRGADSSVVLFFGLSLGAFLWTGFSALKLLHTDPDVKLLFYQLLHVGVALVSPLLFLFALACTDRHRWLRWDVVAGVIAIPTLFVVLLFVGPDDAVIAGVNVMEGDLTLVRVEDGPVFYVFSLYTLALTVAAIVVIGLEARRVGPSYYQQAGLLTVGAASPLVFAVLSKSAVPPFGSDTINLVPVSGAIAATAFAIAIFSYRLFSLPPLAYATVIKYSPDGTFVLDADGQIVHVNERGRTLLEHLGGDFGSPLASLLPSFDLETLTGEDEPIPIDVDGEVRYVRPLAEPLERGNRRVGWVVVLRDVTESQHSRRQLETQYEQMDAFAATVSHDLRNPLAVAQGYLELAREDADSEALENVAIAHSRMESIVTDILALARRGDRVGERAEISLGSVLDTAWSAVDTKQATLAVETDRTIYADPTTVQHVFENLLRNAIEHGGPEVEITVGDFDGGIFVEDTGTGIPDTEREAIFDPGYTTSPDGTGYGLELVRTIVDAHGWTLALADGSTEGARFEITGLSAEREC
- a CDS encoding sensor histidine kinase, with protein sequence MVRSEQLEEQRTMLDYLNSVLRHEVLNSANIIDGYASQILKADSELDPAHREYAAIIHKEANEMSTIIDDVRVLLETASGTHEQYPVDLAQVLTDEVTKLTNRYGDVEVQTDIPDELVVQADELLPRVFGNVLSNAVTHNDADTPTVSVIAERMDDTARVRIEDNGPGIRADAIDSLFERKKGRGTTHGLGLYLVDELVSTYDGTVEVTETGPDGSQFTIELPFAQSSDDKTVPEAIAA